The nucleotide sequence ATTTCTTTAGAAAGCCTTCATGGCAAAGAACTGAGCTGCTCTAAGATGGCCCCACATTGTTGTTGTATCCATAAAATATTAGTGAATCCTATACCGCTATACATGATTTGTATGTGCTAAAAATGGTCTACTTGTATAATTTATCAGTCTAGACTGGTTTCTTGCTCGACTTGCTTTCTGTTTGGTCTTAGGTAAATTGGTTTTATTGATAAAAAGGTTTTCAGATCTTGGTTGGAATGAGTTGGTGATCATTTTTATTGTTGTAGCCTTGTAGGTTGTCCCAACCTATCAACTTTCGGCCTGCATCAGGAgagatgagatcaagatgtttCGATCGGTATACGCCATGTTCCACTTCCACCTAATGGTTGATGAAATTCGGTGATGGGTCTTTATCAGTGGGTAAAAATTCATGAAAATCTAGGCTGGAAACTTCGTGCTGCAAGAGCCATGCCtaatgagtttttttttgggCAACCTAGGATAGCTAGAAACAGGTTTGACAACAGTACTCCATTTGTTATCATCCACTGGGGCCATTGATTCATGTTCGAAGGCCATGAAACCACTTTCAAGATACAGTATTTTGAAGGAGAAACTGGACCAGCCTACCAAACGTAACTCCTACTCACCATACTCGTGCGGACGCCACCTACCTGATAGAACAAAAACAACCTCAAAGCTAGAACTAGAACCTACCAACtttaccaaaagaaatgaaaaacaaccacataacaaaaaaatgatttagCATTTTAGTTTGGCAACCGTGATCTACTGGACGCTGTGGAAAGAGAGGAATGCTTGGATTTTTCAATTGGAAGCATACTCGTTTGCTGAGGTGTTTCAACGTAGCATCATGCATATTCTCAATCTTTTACCGGAGTTATGGAATCAAAGTCCCACTCGAACCGTTCGTCTGGGTCCCAGTATGGTAGACAACGACTATGTTCCGTCCTCTCGTAGTCACATCGCTTTATGGAATTGGGTTCAGGATGTTGAAAAGTCTCCCGTTTTCATCATcctccctcaaaaaaaaaaaggagagaaagagagaggtttCATAAAGGGAGTGGCCCCCTTGAGCCACCAACCCCGACCCATCAAATCTTGTCCCTCTTTGACGCCATCTAAGAACACTGTTTTGTACATCATTCTGTAGCTGCGGATTTTATGCAGGATTGTATAAAGGGCATGAGTGTAGCCTTTCTCTGTACCGTAGATCATCTTTTACCCCCAGTTTGTGGATCTTCTTTTACATGAGTGTCATTATCGTGGGAGGTCTGTCACATCTGGTTCGCCATCCATTATCTTAAATCTTCACCTATAATACTATTTTAGTGCAGTGATTATCTCTTTAGATCTGTAGCCAAATCCTACCAATCCTGTTTTGTATATTCTCAGACTAGTTTTTAAACCCATTCGCTTTCACCCTGAAGATCCAATTTCAGTTTCAACTTTGTAGGCATGAGTTAAAAGTTAGTCCATTAATTCCAAATTCAGACTAACTTAAGTCAAGTTAATTCTCGAATCTTGTCGTTAATTTGGTTGGTTTGCTATGATTAATTCTATGCTTTGTGTTGTAGATCATATAGATTAAAGTTAAGTTTCATTTAATGAACCGGGCCTGTGCCAATGGTTCCACCCTCTTCTTAGGAGTCAAATATCCTGGATTTGAAATTTAGATAGAGAATTAATAAGTATTGGAACTTGGGCAATTAATATGCAGATGGTTTCGGTGACTAGTTTCACCGAGGTATTTTGGTGCTTAAATAATAAGCATGGTGCTAATTTttctattataaaaaatataaactccTCCAATGATTGATGTTTCCACCCTTGTTGTTTCAAATTGCATTAAATGGAATGCGTTAagttttaataaataaattaagtttTACATGAAGGAGAACAACATTGGAATTGGGCTGAGAAAAGAGAACTGATTTGTTAAAATCTCTTTAAGGAAACAAAAATGAAGGAAGAAAAAGCTAATAAAATGATGATCATAGAATATAAGTCTTAGTAAAATAAGATAACTAAAATTAAAGCAgtgtattatatattttattattattattttggtgaaaaataggaggggagggagagaggagaaccttacccgcgtagcagccccctaTCGGGCCCCCCTTTCACCAgaaaatgttcgatacaggCTGCAAGTTTTTGCGTACCTTTTCCAACCCGTGGGCTTCCTCCACTAAAATCAAtacccacgtgtgagtacgtcattcCAACGCCACTTCGACACCAGCAGACCAGTAGCGCTCCCCCGGCAGCGTTCAtgcgtggggcatccggtccccaaaTTTAATCGATGCCCGCACATTTTGAATTTAGACCACTTCGGTGGAAGCCAacgcccttcttcttctcttctttttttttttttttttttttttttttttttttttttttttttttttggttctttccTTTCATATAATGCTATACTGTGATTCTAACCCTCGTGTTCGTTATCCAGCGTTTAGGAAGGCCGTACGGCCGGAATGATTGATCACAACTTTTTGATCACATGGGCGGCGACAGTCTGATTGAGAGATGACGTCGAACTTATTCGATCAGCTTACCGTGTGCCAACGTTCTTCGTACGATCTGATTTAATATGACATATCTTAATCACCGAATGGCACAGTAGGCTACATATAATAAACAAGACCCGTATAATCATGATCACATTGCATTGTAAAAACAACCATGATTTGCAATAAATGTAATGCACAACAATCATAATTACATGAGCCCGTGCATTAAAATGTAGCATGCTTTGTTATGTACTACCCCGACCTTATGAGTATATATAGCCACATCAGGTGGCTAAAGAAAACATCATCCAAACTAATCGAATGGATGGAGCTCTATTTTATCCTAATTCAAGGATCAAGCCTTGTCAAAAACTCTAAACTCCACTTAGTGAATCCATATGATATATTAAAAGAATTATTCAAATGTAGTTCGGAACTGATCGATTGGACAGTAATTGATTTTTTGATCTGATATTTACTGCAACTATgtgatctttttttatttttctttttcacatGTGATGtatagattttcttttttttttggacaaagTAACAATGGGAGCATTAAGTGCTCCCATAATTGCTGGTAGGTTCGAGGTCACAGTCTCCCCTCCCTCGTTTCCGTCGGTCATTCGCGTTATAAAGAAGGCTACCCCCGTCCCCGCCAACTACGCTCGAAACCAAACATCCAGCAATGGCGGAAAAGGTTACCAATTAATTCTCCTCCCTTCAGAATCACTTCTCCATGTACTTTTGAAAGGCTAGCTCATGATGTTTTAACTCATGTCCTCTTGTGGATCTCATAATATCATGATCGTTTTCCTAAAGCTTACAGTTTTATGTTAATGATGGCATGGAGCTTTGGTAATtcccttttatatttttatcagaAGAAAACTTATTTGAGGCGGATCGTTTCATCACTCTTGaatcttttccttctttcttgttttgattAACCTGACTATGTTTAACTTTGCTACAAGTTATTGAGCCTCTCTTTATTAGCTTAAGATTACAATTATTGTtaaattatttctaaatatGTCAGTTAAGGCAAGTTTCGAGCtttacttttctttcttttttttctttcctttttttcttcttattcttttaaTACTGATCATATTAGGACAACGACATCATCATTTGTGCTGCATATGTGTTTTCACTTATTCCCAAGCTGAGGTCCTTCATATTATTTTCACATTCACTAAATAAATCCTATCACAGATCTCCAAGTTAGAGATAAAAGTTGACCTAGGCTGCCGGTATTGCTAcaaaaagattcaaaagacTCTATGCAAGCTCCAAGGTACGTAATTACACCCCCCCACACTTCCACTGCCTCCATTCTAGTCCAATATTTGAGCTACTAATGATTGTACCAATCATCCAATTTTCCCCTTTGATTTCCATCAACAAAGAACGGGAGAACATAAAAACCATCTCCTATGACAAGAAGAACAATACTGTCACAATCTCCGGCCCCTTCGATCCCGAGAAGCTCTCCAAGAAGCTCCGCTGCATGGCCTGCAAGGTGATCATAGCCATAATAATTGTAGTGGAGAAACCGAAGCCGCCGGCAACGCCGCCACCCCCACCAGTACCTTGCAAATGTTGTTGCAAGGTGTGCAACAACATTAAAATCATATCATGTGACCATCACAAGGATCCCAAATGCACGGTGACCAAGAAGGTGATCAAGGATCCTACTCCCGAGAAGAAAAAGGATGATAAGGATAAAAAAACTACCGAAAAAGAAACTGAAAAGGTGATCAACGACATTGAGATCATAGTATGTGAGCATGCAAAATGCCCGGATCCCTGCAAGGAGACGCCAAAAAAGGTAAAGTGTCCACCACCGTGTGAACCACCATGTCCACCACCGTGTCCACCACCGTGTCCACCACCATGTCCACCACCGTGTCAACCACCAATTTGTCAGGTTTGTTGCTGGATGCCCTCCTCTGGCGGGCACCAAGGAGGGTCTCGGTGTTACTCTTGTGGAAGGATCTACGGATGCGTGCCTGATTGTCCACCAATGCCCTTTGGTGGAACCTCTCATGGAGGATACGAGTTGATTCTTAAGGAGGATCCATCAACGCCGTGTACCATCATGTGATCATGTGTATCCGTGTTTTTCCTTTGCCaagaataataacaataataagggTGAAGGATGTTAGATTTATGGGAGAATAATGTGGAAATGCAATGTTATTTCAGTGTAA is from Phoenix dactylifera cultivar Barhee BC4 chromosome 6, palm_55x_up_171113_PBpolish2nd_filt_p, whole genome shotgun sequence and encodes:
- the LOC120111118 gene encoding protein PYRICULARIA ORYZAE RESISTANCE 21-like; the encoded protein is MAEKISKLEIKVDLGCRYCYKKIQKTLCKLQERENIKTISYDKKNNTVTISGPFDPEKLSKKLRCMACKVIIAIIIVVEKPKPPATPPPPPVPCKCCCKVCNNIKIISCDHHKDPKCTVTKKVIKDPTPEKKKDDKDKKTTEKETEKVINDIEIIVCEHAKCPDPCKETPKKVKCPPPCEPPCPPPCPPPCPPPCPPPCQPPICQVCCWMPSSGGHQGGSRCYSCGRIYGCVPDCPPMPFGGTSHGGYELILKEDPSTPCTIM